From the Halococcus salsus genome, one window contains:
- a CDS encoding Zn-ribbon domain-containing OB-fold protein, whose amino-acid sequence MSDPDHDADADSAHAMEAARYADGSLTYPPHPIGPDGSEPVDRVDLSEHTARIVTWTTSTAPPPGVEGPNHLAIVEFDVDGESVRALGQLTTDDVAIGDEVAPVYAEQLRDPEAGIREPESQDWDGYRFEPV is encoded by the coding sequence ATGAGCGACCCCGACCACGACGCCGACGCGGATTCGGCACACGCGATGGAAGCCGCACGGTACGCCGACGGCTCGCTGACGTACCCCCCGCACCCGATCGGGCCGGACGGCAGCGAGCCCGTCGACCGGGTGGACCTGAGCGAGCACACCGCCCGGATCGTGACCTGGACGACCAGCACCGCGCCGCCGCCCGGCGTCGAGGGACCGAACCACCTCGCGATCGTCGAGTTCGACGTCGACGGGGAGTCGGTGCGCGCGCTCGGCCAGCTCACGACCGACGACGTCGCGATCGGTGACGAGGTCGCCCCCGTCTACGCCGAGCAGCTCCGCGACCCCGAGGCCGGGATCCGCGAACCGGAGAGCCAGGACTGGGACGGCTACCGGTTCGAACCCGTCTGA
- a CDS encoding DUF7547 family protein — protein MTDADRDREMERLAGELSTTLADLRDELDRASEPPRGPLGLPRPPTPGEVLRFTDELAIPAVIAVLEANIRALEAFQGALRLARAGDEVRGRSREARAHTETLSRGALDRLDDALVDLQGALEGRPENPEASTLLDDARALRTEIDDRLREAERRSDRRTPSRDDRDDGGRDPWDPDEDSESGADEGVTIDVDAELDSIHDAIDEENERNGGRDGNDDNDNDEDQ, from the coding sequence ATGACCGACGCCGACCGCGACCGCGAGATGGAGCGCCTCGCCGGGGAGCTCTCGACGACGCTCGCCGACCTCCGCGACGAACTCGACCGCGCGTCCGAGCCGCCGCGCGGCCCGCTCGGCCTGCCGCGACCGCCGACGCCGGGCGAGGTCCTCCGGTTCACCGACGAACTCGCGATACCGGCCGTGATCGCGGTCCTCGAGGCCAACATCCGCGCGCTCGAAGCGTTCCAGGGTGCGCTCCGACTCGCCCGCGCCGGCGACGAGGTCCGGGGTCGGAGCCGCGAGGCGCGCGCACACACCGAAACCCTCAGCCGCGGCGCACTCGACCGCCTCGACGACGCGCTCGTCGACCTCCAGGGCGCGCTCGAAGGCCGCCCCGAGAACCCCGAAGCCAGCACCCTCCTCGACGACGCCCGCGCACTTCGTACCGAGATCGACGACCGCCTCCGCGAGGCCGAGCGCCGGTCGGATCGACGGACCCCGTCCCGCGACGACCGGGACGACGGGGGTCGTGACCCGTGGGATCCGGACGAGGACTCCGAGTCGGGTGCGGACGAGGGCGTCACCATCGACGTGGACGCCGAACTGGATTCGATCCACGACGCGATCGACGAGGAGAACGAGCGAAACGGTGGACGGGATGGAAACGACGACAACGACAACGACGAGGACCAGTAG
- a CDS encoding DUF7331 family protein, protein MSTAPHESAGATDSTDSTADPPALTERIVAFEREDDAVVLYDEREHTAWLQSSGAVAVTDAR, encoded by the coding sequence ATGAGCACCGCACCACACGAATCGGCCGGCGCGACCGATTCGACCGACTCGACCGCCGACCCACCCGCGCTCACCGAACGCATCGTCGCCTTCGAACGCGAGGACGACGCGGTCGTCCTCTACGACGAGCGCGAACACACCGCGTGGCTCCAGTCGAGCGGCGCGGTCGCCGTCACCGACGCCCGATAA
- a CDS encoding metal-dependent hydrolase codes for MWPWGHLAVGYLVYTGLARRRTDRPPTGEAALAVVFGTQFPDLVDKPLAWSFGVLPSGRSLAHSSLTALVVCGLVWLVARRRDRTRLAVAFAVGYATHLATDAIAPLLAGDFRDLASLGWPLLPLPTPEPGIGFLERFATMELTPYAWFQFALVGLALAVWVRDGRPGLGTLWNWLGSWRRAVGS; via the coding sequence ATGTGGCCGTGGGGACACCTCGCCGTCGGCTATCTCGTCTACACCGGTCTCGCGCGCCGGCGAACCGACCGACCGCCGACCGGCGAGGCCGCGCTCGCCGTCGTCTTCGGGACGCAGTTCCCGGACCTCGTGGACAAACCGCTCGCGTGGTCGTTCGGCGTGCTCCCGAGCGGCCGATCGTTGGCCCACTCCTCGCTCACCGCGCTCGTGGTCTGTGGGCTCGTCTGGCTGGTCGCGCGTCGTCGGGACCGAACCCGGCTGGCGGTCGCGTTCGCCGTCGGCTACGCGACCCACCTCGCGACCGACGCGATCGCCCCGCTGCTCGCCGGCGACTTCCGGGACCTGGCCTCCCTCGGCTGGCCGCTGCTTCCACTCCCGACCCCCGAACCGGGGATCGGCTTCCTCGAACGGTTCGCCACGATGGAGCTCACGCCGTACGCGTGGTTCCAGTTCGCGCTCGTCGGCCTCGCGCTCGCGGTCTGGGTTCGCGACGGCCGGCCCGGGCTCGGAACCCTCTGGAACTGGCTCGGGTCGTGGCGGCGGGCCGTCGGGTCGTGA
- a CDS encoding DUF1611 domain-containing protein — protein sequence MATVLLAHEKFPHRAKTAVSILRYADDDVVAVLDRANAGRSVHDFLPDVQDAPIVSGMDEVERCDELIIGIAPIGGGFEDSWRADVRTALERGCDVTAGLHSFLNDDEEFRELADEHGCELTDVRNPPDDLGVSEGRAGEVDAEVILTVGTDCSVGKMTVARELYEAARERGEDAAFIPTGQTGIMIEGWGNPIDRVVSDFTAGAVEEMILERADHDYLFVEGQASIVHPAYSAVTCGILHGAMPDELVLCHEAGRETIHGYEHIEIPPLPTYVERYESFAEPVHETEVVAGALNTRSLETDEGARSAVGAYTEALDVPATDLLRFGPEGVLEAVL from the coding sequence ATGGCTACCGTCCTGCTCGCCCACGAGAAGTTCCCCCACCGCGCGAAGACCGCCGTCAGCATCCTCCGGTACGCCGACGACGACGTGGTCGCGGTGCTCGACCGCGCGAACGCCGGTCGGTCGGTCCACGACTTCCTGCCCGACGTCCAGGACGCACCGATCGTCTCGGGGATGGACGAGGTCGAGCGCTGTGACGAACTGATCATTGGGATCGCGCCGATCGGCGGTGGCTTCGAGGACTCCTGGCGCGCGGACGTCCGAACGGCGCTCGAACGCGGCTGTGACGTCACCGCGGGGCTCCACTCCTTCCTCAACGACGATGAGGAGTTCCGGGAACTCGCCGACGAACACGGCTGTGAGCTCACCGACGTCCGGAATCCACCCGACGACCTCGGCGTGAGCGAGGGCCGCGCGGGCGAGGTCGACGCCGAGGTGATCCTCACCGTGGGCACGGACTGCTCGGTGGGGAAGATGACGGTCGCGCGCGAACTCTACGAGGCCGCCCGCGAGCGCGGCGAGGACGCGGCGTTCATCCCCACGGGCCAGACCGGGATCATGATCGAGGGCTGGGGGAACCCGATCGACCGCGTGGTGAGCGACTTCACCGCGGGCGCGGTCGAGGAGATGATACTCGAACGCGCGGACCACGACTACCTCTTCGTCGAGGGCCAGGCTTCGATCGTCCACCCGGCCTACTCGGCGGTGACCTGCGGGATCCTCCACGGCGCGATGCCGGACGAGCTCGTACTCTGTCACGAGGCGGGCCGCGAGACGATCCACGGCTACGAGCACATCGAGATCCCGCCGTTGCCGACCTACGTCGAACGCTACGAGTCGTTCGCCGAACCCGTCCACGAGACCGAGGTCGTCGCGGGCGCGCTCAACACCCGGAGCCTCGAAACCGACGAGGGAGCCCGGAGCGCGGTCGGAGCCTACACCGAAGCCCTCGACGTGCCGGCCACCGACCTCCTCCGGTTCGGCCCGGAGGGGGTGCTGGAGGCGGTGCTGTGA
- a CDS encoding dipeptide epimerase, translated as MSLETEFERVSLDLANAFTIARGTQEVAENVVVRVSDGEHTGIGGAAPSRHYGETADTVETVLPELLAVVEEIDDPHALARVERRLREVVTRNPAARCAVSTALHDLAAKRLDLPLYRYWGLDPARTVPTSFTIGLDTLERIAEKTEHAVDAGYQILKVKLGTDRDRAVVETVREAAPDARIRVDANEAWTPHEAVEKIETCREFGVEFVEQPVPAENPAGLEYVHERAALPIAADESCVNPDDVPELVGRADIANIKLMKCGGLRAARRMIHTAHTNGLEVMLGCMVESNAAIAGAHHLVPAIEYADLDGSLLLASDPYDGVPVSAGEIDLASLDRPGTGARLAADCGP; from the coding sequence GTGAGCCTCGAAACGGAGTTCGAACGGGTCTCGCTCGACCTCGCGAACGCGTTCACCATCGCGCGCGGTACCCAAGAGGTCGCCGAGAACGTGGTCGTTCGGGTCTCGGACGGCGAGCACACCGGCATCGGCGGGGCCGCCCCCTCGCGACACTACGGCGAGACCGCCGACACCGTCGAGACCGTGCTGCCGGAGCTGCTCGCGGTCGTCGAGGAGATCGACGACCCGCACGCCCTCGCACGCGTCGAGCGCCGGCTCCGCGAGGTCGTCACCCGGAACCCCGCCGCGCGGTGTGCGGTGTCGACGGCGCTCCACGACCTCGCCGCGAAACGCCTCGACCTCCCACTGTATCGCTACTGGGGGCTCGACCCGGCGAGGACCGTCCCGACCTCGTTCACGATCGGGCTCGACACGCTGGAGCGGATCGCGGAGAAGACCGAGCACGCGGTGGACGCGGGCTACCAGATACTGAAGGTCAAGCTCGGCACCGACCGCGACCGCGCGGTCGTCGAGACGGTGCGCGAGGCCGCCCCCGACGCCCGGATCCGTGTCGACGCCAACGAGGCGTGGACCCCACACGAGGCGGTCGAGAAGATCGAGACCTGTCGGGAGTTCGGGGTGGAGTTCGTCGAACAGCCCGTTCCCGCCGAGAACCCCGCCGGGCTCGAATACGTCCACGAGCGCGCCGCCCTCCCGATCGCCGCCGACGAGTCGTGTGTGAACCCGGACGACGTGCCCGAACTCGTCGGCCGGGCCGACATCGCCAACATCAAACTCATGAAGTGTGGCGGCCTCCGAGCGGCGCGCCGGATGATCCACACGGCACACACGAACGGCCTCGAGGTCATGCTCGGTTGTATGGTCGAGTCCAACGCCGCGATCGCCGGGGCCCACCACCTCGTCCCCGCGATCGAGTACGCCGACCTCGACGGCTCGCTGTTGCTCGCGAGCGATCCCTACGACGGCGTTCCCGTCTCGGCGGGCGAGATCGACCTCGCGAGCCTCGACCGTCCGGGGACTGGCGCGCGTCTCGCGGCCGACTGCGGTCCGTAG
- a CDS encoding universal stress protein, which yields MALETVVLAVGPGDAERIDELAETTIDIVGSSGASVVLGHVFTEDEYANTVESLGFDAGGEVTPNRVAARHATIRELADRLEAAGIEYSVGGAVGNHGDSIIGLAEEADADLVVVGGRQRSPTGKAVFGSTAQKVMLSAPCPVTFVRANSE from the coding sequence ATGGCACTCGAAACCGTCGTGCTGGCGGTCGGACCGGGCGACGCCGAACGTATCGACGAACTCGCCGAGACCACGATCGACATCGTCGGGTCGTCGGGCGCATCGGTCGTGCTCGGGCACGTCTTCACCGAGGACGAGTACGCGAACACCGTCGAGAGTCTTGGGTTCGACGCCGGTGGCGAGGTCACGCCGAACCGCGTCGCGGCGCGTCACGCCACGATCCGCGAGCTCGCCGACCGGCTCGAGGCCGCGGGTATCGAGTACTCCGTCGGCGGGGCGGTCGGCAACCACGGCGACAGCATCATCGGGCTCGCCGAGGAGGCCGACGCCGACCTCGTGGTCGTCGGTGGGCGGCAGCGCTCGCCGACCGGCAAGGCGGTGTTCGGATCGACGGCCCAGAAGGTGATGCTCTCGGCCCCGTGCCCGGTGACGTTCGTCCGGGCCAACAGCGAGTAG
- a CDS encoding Gfo/Idh/MocA family protein encodes MSSTSPKIGIIGLGNIGRFHADRLVDHGADIVGGVDINPDARTAFADAYATSAYEKADELFAEAEGVVVGTPNRYHEEYATMALESNTNVLLEKPLAHTIESAEAIAEAAADSEAFVMTGFENRFANSVEVLKGFQRDGRFGTAHHVEANYIRRRGIPGRGSWFTSQASSGGGSLIDIGVHAIDLALYFLDFPEVVEVSATTRSSFGSREDYAYIDMFGEDLGPGEFDVDDSVTAFIRCANGATVSLEAAWATNRPTNHEFMLRGSDAGACFDRSEDTLKIYESGKKGTDHLADTDITTRTNDSMAAEQAAFLEAVESGTPPEMNTLEQGMVVQRVIDAIYRSSENGRAIRLDGASHDAAVELD; translated from the coding sequence ATGTCCTCCACGTCCCCGAAGATCGGGATCATCGGTCTCGGGAACATCGGCCGATTTCATGCCGATAGACTCGTCGACCACGGGGCCGATATCGTCGGCGGGGTCGATATCAACCCCGACGCCCGCACCGCCTTCGCCGACGCCTACGCAACGAGCGCTTACGAGAAGGCCGACGAACTGTTCGCCGAGGCCGAGGGGGTCGTGGTCGGTACGCCGAACCGGTACCACGAGGAGTACGCCACGATGGCGCTGGAGTCGAACACGAACGTGTTGCTCGAAAAACCGCTCGCACACACCATCGAGAGCGCGGAGGCGATCGCCGAGGCCGCCGCCGACAGCGAGGCGTTCGTGATGACGGGCTTCGAGAACCGCTTCGCCAACTCCGTCGAGGTGCTGAAGGGGTTCCAGCGCGACGGCCGGTTCGGCACCGCTCACCACGTCGAGGCCAACTACATCCGCCGGCGGGGGATCCCGGGCCGGGGGTCGTGGTTCACGAGTCAGGCCTCCTCGGGCGGCGGGTCACTGATCGATATCGGCGTCCACGCCATCGACCTCGCGCTCTACTTCCTGGACTTCCCCGAGGTCGTGGAGGTCTCGGCCACCACGCGCTCGTCGTTCGGGTCACGCGAGGACTACGCCTACATCGATATGTTCGGCGAGGACCTCGGCCCGGGCGAGTTCGACGTCGACGACTCCGTGACCGCGTTCATCAGATGTGCGAACGGCGCGACCGTCTCGCTCGAAGCCGCGTGGGCCACCAACCGCCCCACGAACCACGAGTTCATGCTCCGCGGCAGCGACGCCGGGGCCTGCTTCGACCGGAGCGAGGACACCCTCAAGATCTACGAGAGCGGGAAGAAGGGGACCGACCACCTCGCGGACACCGACATCACCACTCGGACGAACGACTCGATGGCGGCCGAGCAGGCGGCGTTTCTGGAGGCCGTCGAGAGCGGAACCCCGCCCGAGATGAACACGCTCGAACAGGGGATGGTCGTCCAGCGCGTCATCGACGCGATCTATCGCTC